The Sphaerospermopsis torques-reginae ITEP-024 genome has a window encoding:
- a CDS encoding DUF3084 domain-containing protein translates to MATGYILIAAILILGGVIATVGDRIGTKVGKARLSLFNLRPKNTAVLVTIFTGGVISASTLAILFAADEGLRKGVFELEDIQKDLRNKREQLKIAETQKTEVENQLIQARKEQAQAQQDLQKINQSLQAANAKQRITQAQLNRTISQQAKTQAQLQGTQSRLGEVVIQYRQAINELENLYQQRQALQTAVQELRAERQRLYAEAKKAIDEAKTAIEKRDRELANRQEVIKQRDQKIANLDKLIQNRNLEIKKREQVIATREARLKELENQRQYLEQEVARLEKYYQSYRDLRLGKLALVRGQVLAAGVVRVDKPTAAGEVVVQILQEANRNANIQLSEPGTNPGNAELLRVTQERVEQLIKKIQDGREYVVRIFSAGNYVRGEKQIEFFADAMPNQLVFSAGEVLATTSADMKTMTSYQLRQRLDLLISASQFRARNAGIVETVQVDGTFLRFFAQLQQSEQPLEIKAIAAEDTYTAGPLRVKLVAISNGQIIFST, encoded by the coding sequence ATGGCCACCGGGTACATCCTGATAGCAGCAATTTTAATTCTGGGGGGCGTGATTGCCACTGTGGGCGATCGCATTGGCACTAAAGTAGGCAAGGCACGCCTCTCTTTATTCAATCTGCGTCCCAAAAACACGGCGGTACTCGTAACTATTTTTACGGGTGGTGTAATTTCCGCCTCAACTTTAGCAATTTTATTTGCTGCTGATGAAGGTTTGCGGAAAGGAGTGTTTGAGTTAGAGGATATTCAAAAAGACCTAAGAAACAAGCGAGAACAATTAAAAATTGCCGAAACCCAAAAAACTGAGGTAGAAAATCAGTTAATTCAAGCGAGGAAAGAACAAGCTCAAGCACAGCAAGATTTACAGAAAATTAATCAGTCTCTACAAGCGGCGAATGCCAAACAACGGATCACCCAAGCTCAACTCAATCGCACTATTAGCCAACAAGCTAAAACTCAAGCCCAACTTCAAGGCACTCAAAGCCGACTCGGTGAAGTAGTAATTCAGTATAGACAAGCTATAAATGAACTAGAAAACCTTTATCAACAGCGTCAGGCATTGCAGACAGCAGTGCAAGAGTTGAGGGCAGAACGTCAGCGACTGTATGCTGAAGCGAAAAAAGCCATTGACGAAGCTAAGACAGCAATTGAAAAACGCGATCGTGAACTTGCTAATCGGCAAGAAGTTATTAAACAGCGCGATCAAAAAATCGCTAATTTAGATAAACTCATTCAAAATCGCAATTTAGAAATTAAAAAACGAGAACAAGTAATTGCCACTAGAGAAGCTCGGCTCAAAGAATTAGAAAATCAGCGACAATATTTAGAGCAGGAAGTAGCAAGGCTAGAAAAATATTACCAGTCTTATCGTGACCTGCGTTTGGGTAAATTGGCCTTAGTTCGTGGGCAAGTTTTGGCTGCTGGAGTAGTTCGTGTCGATAAACCTACTGCTGCTGGTGAAGTAGTAGTCCAAATTTTGCAAGAAGCTAACCGCAATGCCAACATCCAATTAAGTGAACCGGGAACAAATCCGGGAAATGCAGAATTATTGCGTGTTACCCAAGAGAGAGTTGAACAACTGATCAAGAAAATTCAAGATGGCAGAGAATATGTAGTGCGAATTTTTTCTGCGGGTAATTATGTCAGAGGAGAAAAACAGATAGAATTTTTTGCTGATGCCATGCCCAATCAACTGGTATTCTCCGCAGGTGAAGTTTTAGCTACAACCTCTGCTGATATGAAAACTATGACATCATATCAATTACGGCAACGGCTAGATTTACTAATTTCTGCTTCTCAATTTCGCGCCCGCAATGCTGGTATTGTGGAAACAGTGCAGGTAGATGGAACTTTTCTGCGCTTTTTTGCCCAATTGCAACAATCTGAACAACCTTTGGAAATTAAAGCCATAGCCGCTGAGGATACCTATACAGCTGGTCCCTTGAGAGTCAAGTTAGTAGCAATATCCAATGGACAAATTATTTTTAGCACATGA
- the fabI gene encoding enoyl-ACP reductase FabI translates to MLNLSGKNALVTGIANNRSIAWGIAQQLHQAGANLGITYLPDEKGKFEKKVSELVEPLQPSLFLPCNVENEEQIQATFETVRDQWGKLDILIHCLAFANKEDLSGDFSKTSRSGFNKALEVSTYSLIQLSGAAKPLMTQGGSIVTLSYLGAVRAIPNYNIMGVAKAGLEASVRYLAAELGPQNIRVNGISAGPIRTLASSAVGGILDMIHHVEAIAPLRRTVTQLEVGNTATFLCSDLSSGITGQILYVDAGYEMMGM, encoded by the coding sequence ATGCTGAATCTGTCCGGTAAAAATGCCTTAGTCACGGGTATTGCCAATAATCGCTCCATTGCCTGGGGTATTGCTCAACAACTACACCAAGCTGGTGCTAACTTGGGCATTACCTATTTGCCAGATGAAAAAGGCAAATTCGAGAAAAAAGTCTCAGAATTAGTCGAACCTCTCCAACCTAGCTTATTTCTTCCCTGTAACGTTGAAAACGAGGAACAAATTCAAGCCACTTTTGAAACTGTCCGTGATCAATGGGGTAAATTAGACATCCTCATTCACTGTCTGGCTTTTGCTAACAAAGAAGATTTAAGCGGAGATTTTAGCAAAACCTCCCGTTCCGGTTTTAATAAAGCTTTGGAAGTTAGCACTTATTCACTGATTCAGTTAAGCGGTGCTGCCAAACCTTTGATGACTCAAGGCGGTAGTATTGTTACTCTCTCCTATTTAGGTGCTGTGCGAGCTATCCCTAACTATAACATCATGGGTGTAGCTAAAGCTGGATTAGAAGCTAGTGTTCGTTACTTAGCAGCAGAACTGGGTCCCCAAAATATTCGCGTTAATGGTATTTCCGCAGGTCCCATCCGCACTTTGGCATCTTCAGCAGTAGGCGGCATTTTAGATATGATTCATCATGTTGAGGCAATCGCACCCCTGCGTCGCACCGTTACACAATTAGAAGTAGGTAATACAGCCACTTTCTTGTGTAGTGATTTATCTAGCGGCATTACTGGTCAAATCCTGTATGTAGATGCAGGATATGAAATGATGGGAATGTAA
- the hisB gene encoding imidazoleglycerol-phosphate dehydratase HisB, with product MTNNRIATVKRTTGETDVQVTINIDGTGICKANTGIPFLDHMIHQIASHGLFDLDIQAKGDWEIDDHHTNEDVGITLGQALHQALGNKKGIVRFGNFLAPLDEALIQVALDFSGRPHLSYGLDIPTQRVGTYDTQLVREFFVALVNHSQMTLHIRQLDGINSHHIIEATFKAFARAMRMAVEIDPRRAETIPSSKGVL from the coding sequence ATGACTAACAACCGCATTGCTACAGTTAAGCGTACTACTGGGGAAACTGATGTCCAAGTAACCATTAATATTGATGGTACAGGCATCTGCAAAGCTAACACGGGTATTCCCTTTTTAGATCACATGATCCATCAAATCGCCTCTCATGGTTTATTTGATTTGGATATTCAAGCTAAAGGTGACTGGGAAATTGATGATCACCACACTAATGAAGATGTGGGTATTACCTTGGGTCAAGCTTTACATCAAGCACTAGGTAATAAAAAGGGCATTGTCCGCTTTGGTAATTTCCTTGCACCCCTAGATGAAGCTTTGATTCAGGTGGCTTTGGACTTTTCTGGCAGACCTCATCTCAGTTATGGTTTAGACATTCCTACTCAAAGAGTGGGAACTTATGACACCCAACTGGTGCGGGAATTTTTTGTGGCGTTGGTGAATCACAGTCAAATGACCTTACATATTCGCCAACTTGATGGTATTAATTCTCATCATATTATTGAAGCAACTTTTAAAGCCTTTGCGAGAGCGATGCGGATGGCAGTAGAAATCGATCCTCGTCGTGCTGAGACTATTCCTAGTTCCAAAGGTGTGCTATAA
- a CDS encoding ABC transporter ATP-binding protein, whose translation MNSVADTSAPQLNPVDQPPVVLTSELRKVYRTGFWLNQKVVSLKSCSLQVYPGETFGLLGPNGAGKTTLLKLLLGIIRPSAGRGLLLGKPLGDRSVKQRIGYLPENPYLYDYLTGWEFLELAAGLFQIPQKVQRQRIPELLELVGLSQTDARKKLMRRYSKGMLQRVGMAQALINDPKLVFLDEPMSGLDPLGRYQMREIILSLKKAGKTIFFNSHVLSEVEQICDRIAILAKGELICAGSLNELLGTENTYHVKGQGGDTEVLNKRILDLQFEPDGTWHGILQEDYYDFLASLRLMGGKIMTMNLTRQSLEEFFIQQIQKQNQ comes from the coding sequence ATGAATTCTGTTGCAGACACATCCGCTCCTCAACTGAATCCTGTAGATCAGCCTCCAGTAGTCCTGACTTCTGAGTTGCGAAAAGTTTATCGCACGGGTTTTTGGCTGAATCAAAAAGTCGTATCTCTCAAAAGTTGTTCTTTACAAGTTTACCCAGGTGAAACCTTTGGTTTATTGGGTCCCAATGGTGCTGGTAAAACCACTCTGTTAAAACTTTTGCTGGGAATTATTCGCCCTTCTGCTGGCAGGGGATTATTATTAGGTAAGCCATTGGGCGATCGCTCTGTAAAACAGCGTATTGGTTACTTACCAGAAAATCCCTATTTATACGACTATCTCACCGGCTGGGAATTTCTGGAATTAGCTGCTGGTTTATTTCAAATACCTCAAAAGGTGCAACGTCAACGCATTCCCGAACTGTTAGAGTTAGTCGGGTTATCCCAAACTGATGCTCGCAAAAAGCTAATGCGTCGTTATTCTAAAGGAATGCTTCAACGAGTTGGTATGGCTCAGGCATTAATTAATGACCCAAAATTGGTATTTTTAGATGAGCCAATGTCTGGACTTGATCCCTTGGGACGTTACCAAATGCGAGAAATTATTCTCTCACTCAAAAAAGCTGGAAAGACAATATTTTTCAACAGTCATGTTTTGAGTGAAGTAGAACAAATTTGCGATCGCATTGCTATCCTGGCTAAAGGAGAATTAATTTGTGCTGGTTCTCTCAATGAACTTTTAGGTACAGAGAATACATATCATGTTAAAGGTCAAGGAGGCGATACAGAAGTTCTGAATAAAAGAATACTTGATTTGCAATTTGAACCTGATGGTACTTGGCACGGTATTTTACAAGAAGATTACTATGATTTTCTAGCCAGTCTCCGATTAATGGGTGGCAAAATTATGACTATGAACTTAACTCGTCAATCTTTAGAAGAGTTCTTTATTCAACAAATACAAAAACAAAATCAGTAA
- a CDS encoding polyribonucleotide nucleotidyltransferase translates to MAEFEKSISFDGRDIRLKVGLLAPQAGGSVLIESGDTAVLVTATRSEAREGVDFLPLTVDYEERLYAAGRIPGGIMRREGRPPEKAILTSRLIDRPLRPLFPSWLRDDLQIIAFTLSMDEQVPPDVLAVTGASIATLIAQIPFNGPMAAVRVGLVGDDFIINPTYAEIEAGDLDLVVAGSPDGVIMVEAGANQLPERDIIEAIDFGYEAVRDLIQAQLDLVEELGLKLIQEEPPEVDQTLENYIRDRASAEIKKILAQFELTKNERDTALDAVKDEIKAEIEALPEEDPIRVAATADSKALGNTFKDITKYFMRRQIVEDNVRVDGRKLDEVRPISCQVGVLPRRVHGSGIFNRGLTQVLSACTLGTPGDAQNLNDDLQIDQSKRYLHHYNFPPFSVGETKPMRAPGRREIGHGALAERAILPVLPPKEQFPYVIRVVSEVLSSNGSTSMGSVCGSTLALMDAGVPIIKPVTGAAMGLIKEGDEVRVLTDIQGIEDFLGDMDFKVAGTDTGITALQMDMKISGLSLEVIKQAVEQAKAARLHILEKMLQTIDQPRTETSPFAPRLLTIKIDPEMIGLVIGPGGKTIKGITEETGAKIDIEDNGTVTISAVDEGRAKRAKSIIQGMTRKLNEGDVYIGRVTRIIPIGAFVEFLPGKEGMIHISQLADYRVGKVEDEVAVGDEVIVKVREIDNKGRINLTRLGIHPDQAAAAREAAAMNR, encoded by the coding sequence ATGGCAGAATTTGAGAAGTCAATATCCTTTGATGGACGGGATATTCGACTGAAGGTAGGACTGTTAGCCCCCCAAGCGGGTGGGTCGGTGTTGATAGAATCGGGGGATACTGCTGTTTTGGTGACAGCTACAAGGTCAGAGGCCAGAGAGGGCGTTGATTTTCTTCCCCTGACGGTAGATTATGAAGAACGACTGTATGCAGCAGGAAGAATCCCTGGTGGGATTATGCGTCGTGAAGGTCGTCCACCTGAAAAAGCGATTTTAACTAGCCGTCTGATTGACCGTCCTTTGCGTCCTCTGTTTCCTTCATGGTTACGGGATGATTTGCAAATTATTGCTTTCACCCTATCAATGGATGAACAAGTACCGCCTGATGTGTTAGCTGTAACTGGCGCTTCTATCGCTACTCTCATTGCCCAAATTCCGTTTAATGGACCAATGGCAGCAGTGCGGGTAGGTTTAGTGGGTGATGATTTTATTATTAACCCCACCTATGCGGAGATTGAAGCGGGAGATTTGGATTTAGTTGTTGCTGGTTCACCTGATGGTGTCATCATGGTGGAAGCAGGAGCAAATCAGTTACCAGAGCGAGATATCATCGAGGCCATTGATTTTGGTTACGAAGCAGTGCGGGATTTAATCCAAGCACAGCTAGATTTAGTTGAAGAACTGGGTTTAAAACTCATCCAAGAAGAGCCACCGGAAGTAGACCAAACATTAGAAAACTACATCCGCGATCGCGCCAGTGCAGAAATTAAAAAAATATTGGCACAATTTGAGTTAACCAAAAACGAGCGTGATACAGCTTTAGATGCAGTTAAAGATGAGATCAAGGCTGAAATAGAAGCCCTACCCGAAGAAGATCCGATTCGCGTAGCTGCTACAGCCGATAGTAAAGCACTTGGTAATACCTTTAAAGATATCACCAAATACTTTATGCGCCGTCAAATCGTTGAGGATAACGTGCGCGTTGATGGTCGCAAACTAGATGAAGTCCGTCCTATATCTTGCCAAGTCGGAGTTTTACCCCGTCGTGTACATGGCAGTGGAATATTTAATCGGGGACTAACCCAAGTATTATCTGCTTGTACCCTTGGTACACCAGGCGATGCTCAAAATCTCAATGATGATCTACAAATAGATCAATCTAAACGTTACCTGCATCATTACAATTTCCCTCCTTTCTCCGTTGGCGAAACCAAACCAATGCGTGCGCCGGGAAGAAGAGAAATTGGTCATGGTGCTTTAGCCGAAAGAGCGATTTTACCCGTACTACCGCCAAAAGAACAATTCCCCTACGTGATTCGCGTAGTTTCAGAAGTGCTTTCTTCCAACGGTTCTACCTCAATGGGTTCAGTTTGCGGTTCTACCCTCGCCCTCATGGATGCGGGTGTACCCATTATCAAACCTGTCACCGGTGCAGCAATGGGCTTGATTAAGGAAGGCGACGAAGTGCGCGTTCTCACTGATATTCAAGGCATTGAAGACTTTTTGGGAGACATGGACTTCAAAGTTGCGGGTACTGATACAGGTATCACCGCCTTACAAATGGATATGAAAATATCCGGTTTGTCTCTAGAAGTTATTAAACAAGCTGTAGAACAAGCAAAAGCAGCCCGCTTGCACATTCTGGAGAAAATGCTCCAGACCATAGATCAACCACGCACCGAAACCTCACCCTTTGCCCCACGTCTGTTGACAATCAAGATTGATCCAGAAATGATTGGTCTGGTCATTGGACCCGGTGGTAAAACCATCAAAGGAATTACTGAAGAGACAGGTGCAAAAATCGACATTGAGGATAATGGTACAGTCACCATTTCCGCAGTCGATGAAGGCAGAGCAAAGAGAGCAAAGAGCATCATTCAAGGCATGACTCGTAAACTCAATGAAGGGGATGTTTACATAGGTCGTGTAACACGGATTATACCTATTGGTGCATTTGTGGAATTTTTGCCCGGAAAAGAAGGCATGATTCACATTTCTCAACTTGCTGACTATCGTGTTGGTAAAGTGGAAGATGAAGTAGCCGTTGGTGATGAAGTGATTGTCAAAGTGCGCGAAATTGACAATAAAGGTAGAATTAACCTGACACGCTTGGGTATACACCCAGATCAAGCTGCTGCTGCGCGGGAAGCTGCCGCCATGAATCGTTAA
- a CDS encoding DUF3146 family protein has product MSAKRLPETTAHVRITRQSWQHGFLEGDVSAGDFEWHFQWHFRRGELSVKPSQGRALIKEPLGRFLEKQDYQLEPGGDYAFTIRAEL; this is encoded by the coding sequence GTGAGTGCTAAACGTCTACCAGAAACTACCGCCCATGTCAGAATCACCCGCCAATCTTGGCAACATGGCTTTCTTGAAGGTGATGTCAGCGCCGGCGATTTTGAATGGCATTTTCAATGGCATTTTCGTCGGGGAGAACTATCTGTTAAACCTTCCCAGGGTCGCGCTTTAATTAAAGAACCTCTCGGCCGCTTTTTAGAAAAACAAGATTATCAATTAGAACCAGGGGGAGATTATGCTTTTACTATTCGCGCAGAACTGTAA
- a CDS encoding DEAD/DEAH box helicase has product MAILHGIWLNKEQNYTDNCLFIWGETWRTSQITLESITADEIPLNPLAMTPNELREWLAVNNLEISNYIQDIATSPSAVIPIKGRKTAPKTAPKTEKTLPTYSQIIALPTNFIETESAISPINSASLEIDKNSQKYLQPWKIEGFCLPPSAAIKFLSNLPLSSTDNKDAFLGGDLRFWLQMARWSLDLIARCKFLPNIIENPDNSLVGKWQVLLDSAIDATRLEKFAAKMPLVCRTYQPDREDFNSKLIVDLPGEPQGLILAFLNNIIDAQIREMVGSQSPIDNRLMMSLPSAVQQWLQSLTSASNQGLNQINADAIGVERLESAIKAWTLPLQYQLTGKAAFRTCFQLHPPEAETTDWKLAYFLQAADDAEFLIDAKTIWSQPVETLVYQNRTIEQPQETFLRGLGLASRLYPVIAPSLETEYPEFCYLNPIQAYEFIKTVTWRLEDSGLGVILPPSLANREGWANRLGLKINAEPPKKKEGRLSLQSLLNFQWQLAIGGQTISKAEFDKLVTLNSPLVEINGEWVELRNQDIKTAQNFFASRKEQLSLSLEDALRISTGDTQVIEKLPVVSFDASGALQELVATLTNNQDIQPLPTPENFQGKLRPYQERGAAWLAFLERWGLGACLADDMGLGKSVQFIVFLLHLQEQNALENPTLLVCPTSVLGNWAKEVKKFAPKLKVLEYHGDKRPKGKSFTAIVNKYDLVITSYSLVQRDINLLKTMNWQIVVLDEAQNIKNADSKQSQAVRKLETTFKIALTGTPVENRLQELWSILDFLNPGYLGNKQFFQRRFAMPIEKYGDTASLSQLRSLVQPFILRRLKTDKSIIQDLPEKQEMTVFCGLTAEQGELYQQLLDESLVEIESAEGLQRRGMILGLLVKLKQICNHPAQYLKESSLAKHNSGKLQRLEEMLEEVVAEENRALIFTQFAEWGKLLKPYLEKRLGREIFFLYGSTSKKQREEMIDRFQHDPQGPPIMILSLKAGGVGLNLTRANHVFHFDRWWNPAVENQATDRVFRIGQTKNVQVHKFVCTGTLEEKINEMIESKKQLAEQVVGAGEEWLTELDTDQLRDLLLLDRNAIIDEDEE; this is encoded by the coding sequence ATGGCAATTCTACACGGCATTTGGTTAAACAAAGAACAAAATTATACTGATAATTGTTTATTTATTTGGGGAGAAACTTGGCGTACTTCTCAAATTACTCTTGAATCTATTACCGCCGATGAAATCCCACTTAATCCTTTGGCAATGACACCAAATGAGTTGAGGGAATGGTTAGCAGTAAATAATTTAGAAATTTCTAATTATATTCAAGATATTGCAACATCTCCATCTGCTGTTATTCCAATTAAAGGACGTAAAACAGCACCTAAAACAGCACCTAAAACAGAAAAAACTTTACCCACATACTCACAAATTATTGCTTTACCAACTAATTTTATAGAAACTGAATCTGCTATTTCTCCCATAAATTCTGCTAGTTTAGAGATTGATAAAAATTCACAAAAATACTTACAACCTTGGAAAATTGAAGGTTTTTGTCTCCCACCCAGTGCAGCAATTAAATTTCTCTCAAATTTACCCTTGAGTTCAACAGATAATAAAGATGCTTTTTTAGGTGGAGATTTACGTTTTTGGTTACAAATGGCGCGATGGAGTTTAGATTTAATTGCCCGTTGTAAGTTTTTACCGAATATTATAGAAAATCCAGATAATTCTCTAGTTGGTAAATGGCAGGTACTGTTAGATAGTGCTATAGATGCTACTCGTTTAGAAAAATTTGCGGCGAAAATGCCTTTAGTTTGTCGTACTTATCAACCAGATAGAGAAGATTTTAACAGTAAATTAATAGTTGATTTACCTGGAGAACCGCAAGGATTAATTTTGGCATTTCTCAACAATATCATAGATGCCCAAATTCGAGAAATGGTTGGTTCTCAATCTCCCATTGATAATAGATTAATGATGTCCTTACCATCTGCGGTACAGCAGTGGTTACAGTCTTTAACGAGTGCATCAAATCAAGGATTAAATCAAATTAATGCTGATGCAATAGGAGTAGAAAGATTAGAATCTGCAATTAAAGCTTGGACTTTACCTTTACAATATCAATTAACAGGAAAAGCTGCATTTAGAACTTGTTTTCAACTCCATCCCCCAGAAGCAGAAACAACAGATTGGAAATTAGCTTATTTCCTCCAAGCTGCTGATGATGCAGAATTTTTAATAGATGCGAAAACTATTTGGAGTCAACCAGTAGAAACTTTAGTTTATCAAAATCGCACAATAGAACAACCACAGGAAACATTTTTGCGGGGTTTGGGTTTAGCTTCTCGATTATATCCTGTGATTGCGCCCAGTTTAGAAACAGAATATCCTGAATTTTGTTACCTTAACCCTATACAAGCTTATGAATTTATTAAAACTGTAACTTGGAGATTAGAAGATAGCGGTTTAGGAGTAATTTTACCACCAAGTTTAGCAAATCGTGAAGGTTGGGCTAATCGTTTAGGATTGAAAATTAATGCTGAACCACCCAAGAAGAAAGAAGGACGTTTAAGTTTACAAAGTTTGTTAAACTTTCAGTGGCAATTAGCAATTGGTGGACAGACAATTTCTAAAGCTGAGTTTGATAAATTGGTAACTTTAAATAGTCCTTTAGTAGAAATTAATGGAGAATGGGTAGAACTGAGAAACCAAGATATTAAAACTGCCCAAAACTTTTTTGCATCTCGTAAAGAACAGTTATCTTTATCTTTAGAAGATGCTTTAAGAATTAGTACAGGTGATACTCAAGTGATTGAAAAATTACCTGTTGTTAGTTTTGATGCTTCTGGTGCATTACAAGAATTAGTAGCAACTTTAACTAATAATCAAGATATTCAACCTTTACCGACTCCTGAAAATTTCCAAGGAAAATTAAGACCTTATCAAGAAAGGGGTGCAGCTTGGTTAGCGTTTTTAGAAAGATGGGGTTTGGGTGCTTGTTTAGCGGATGATATGGGATTAGGAAAATCGGTACAATTTATTGTTTTTCTTCTGCATTTGCAAGAACAAAACGCCTTGGAAAATCCCACGCTTTTAGTATGTCCTACTTCGGTTTTAGGTAACTGGGCAAAAGAAGTTAAAAAATTTGCCCCTAAATTGAAAGTTTTAGAATATCATGGTGATAAACGCCCCAAAGGTAAAAGTTTTACGGCAATAGTAAATAAATACGATTTAGTAATTACAAGCTATTCATTGGTACAGCGAGATATTAATTTATTAAAAACCATGAATTGGCAAATTGTTGTTTTAGATGAAGCCCAAAATATCAAAAATGCTGATTCTAAACAATCTCAAGCTGTGCGAAAATTAGAAACTACATTTAAAATTGCTTTAACCGGTACACCTGTAGAAAATAGATTGCAGGAATTATGGTCTATTTTAGATTTTCTCAATCCTGGTTATTTGGGTAATAAACAATTTTTTCAAAGACGTTTTGCCATGCCTATTGAAAAGTATGGTGATACCGCTTCTTTATCTCAATTACGGTCTTTAGTCCAACCTTTTATTTTACGAAGATTAAAAACTGATAAATCAATTATTCAAGACTTGCCAGAAAAGCAAGAAATGACTGTCTTTTGTGGTTTAACTGCGGAACAAGGGGAACTATATCAACAGTTATTAGATGAATCTTTAGTGGAAATTGAATCCGCAGAAGGTTTACAACGACGAGGAATGATTTTAGGTTTGTTGGTAAAACTCAAACAAATTTGTAATCACCCTGCACAATATTTAAAAGAATCAAGTTTAGCAAAACATAATTCTGGTAAATTACAACGTTTGGAGGAAATGTTAGAAGAAGTTGTAGCGGAAGAAAACCGAGCTTTAATTTTTACTCAGTTTGCCGAATGGGGTAAATTATTAAAACCCTATTTAGAAAAACGTTTAGGCAGAGAAATTTTCTTTTTATATGGTAGCACCAGTAAAAAACAACGGGAAGAAATGATTGATCGTTTTCAACATGATCCCCAAGGACCACCAATTATGATTTTGTCTTTAAAAGCTGGTGGTGTGGGTTTAAATTTAACCAGGGCAAATCATGTATTTCATTTTGATAGATGGTGGAATCCTGCGGTGGAAAATCAAGCTACAGATCGGGTTTTTAGAATTGGACAAACTAAGAATGTACAAGTTCATAAATTTGTGTGTACAGGAACTTTAGAAGAGAAAATAAATGAGATGATTGAAAGTAAGAAACAATTAGCCGAACAGGTAGTTGGTGCAGGTGAAGAATGGTTAACAGAACTTGATACAGATCAATTACGTGATTTATTATTATTGGATAGAAATGCGATAATTGATGAAGATGAGGAATAG
- a CDS encoding pre-16S rRNA-processing nuclease YqgF, whose protein sequence is MTNTQPAILGFDPGRDKCGVAVMGLDRQLYFHQVVPAVEAIAQISLLRQRFPVSLIVMGDQTTAKKWKQQLNQELIPSVNIVLVDERYTTLEARDRYWQMFPPTGLTKLLPKGLRQPPRPIDDIVAILLIERYLNRLTSSGITDN, encoded by the coding sequence ATGACTAATACACAACCTGCAATTTTAGGCTTTGATCCTGGTCGAGATAAATGTGGTGTAGCTGTGATGGGGTTGGATCGGCAGTTGTATTTTCATCAAGTTGTACCTGCGGTTGAGGCGATCGCCCAAATTTCCTTATTGCGGCAAAGATTTCCTGTGTCTTTAATCGTCATGGGAGATCAAACCACTGCGAAAAAGTGGAAACAGCAACTGAATCAGGAATTAATTCCCTCTGTAAATATTGTGTTAGTGGATGAGCGTTATACAACTCTAGAAGCACGCGATCGCTATTGGCAAATGTTCCCACCCACCGGACTCACGAAACTGTTACCAAAAGGTTTGCGACAACCGCCACGCCCCATAGATGATATAGTAGCCATTCTCTTAATTGAACGCTACCTAAATCGTTTAACTTCCAGTGGTATTACTGACAACTAA
- the ntcA gene encoding global nitrogen regulator NtcA — MIVTQDKALANVFRQMATGAFPPVVETFERNKTIFFPGDPAERVYFLLKGAVKLSRVYEAGEEITVALLRENSVFGVLSLLTGNKSDRFYHAVAFTAVELLSAPIEQVEQALKENPELSMLMLRGLSSRILQTEMMIETLAHRDMGSRLISFLLILCRDFGVPCADGITIDLKLSHQAIAEAIGSTRVTVTRLLGDLREKKMISIHKKKITVHKPVTLSKQFT; from the coding sequence ATGATCGTGACACAAGATAAAGCCCTAGCAAATGTTTTTCGTCAGATGGCAACTGGAGCATTTCCGCCAGTTGTGGAGACGTTTGAACGCAACAAAACGATCTTTTTTCCCGGCGATCCCGCCGAACGAGTTTATTTTCTTCTCAAGGGTGCTGTGAAACTTTCCAGGGTATATGAAGCAGGAGAAGAAATAACGGTAGCATTGCTACGGGAAAATAGTGTTTTTGGCGTGTTGTCATTGCTAACGGGTAATAAGTCAGATAGGTTCTATCATGCAGTTGCCTTTACGGCGGTAGAATTACTTTCTGCCCCAATTGAACAAGTAGAGCAAGCACTCAAGGAAAATCCAGAATTATCAATGTTAATGCTGCGGGGACTATCTTCGCGGATTCTGCAAACAGAGATGATGATTGAAACCCTTGCTCATCGAGATATGGGTTCTCGGTTGATCAGTTTTTTGTTAATTCTCTGTCGGGATTTTGGTGTACCCTGTGCAGATGGCATTACCATTGATTTGAAGCTATCCCATCAGGCGATCGCTGAAGCAATTGGTTCTACTCGCGTTACAGTCACCAGATTGCTTGGCGATTTACGCGAGAAAAAAATGATCTCCATCCACAAGAAAAAGATTACTGTGCATAAACCTGTCACATTAAGTAAGCAATTTACTTAA